A single region of the Pyricularia oryzae 70-15 chromosome 4, whole genome shotgun sequence genome encodes:
- a CDS encoding ubiquitin-conjugating enzyme yields MASKAATKRLTLEYKSISKNPPPYITAHPSESNILEWHYIITGPENTPYYGGQYWGTLMFPPNYPFAPPAIRMHTPSGRFQPSTRLCLSISDFHPRSFNPAWEVSTILIGLLSFMTSEEMTTGSVSATEAERKFHAARSRWWNSTGGGSHARSTGSVQKGNVKAGDGGAKFRSEWPEVDAENWECMRKEDIDPATGQKRNSADGTGSGNGCAPQLGIASAGSGNQAQAVVDVMAQRRELGQGWLWQNKFLVALGAVFVYVLIARILGSVE; encoded by the exons ATGGCTTCCAAAGCAGCCACCAAGCGG CTCACATTGGAGTACAAGTCCATCTCCAAGAACCCGCCGCCATACATTACTGCACATCCATCAGAGTCTAATATTCTTGA GTGGCATTACATTATCACCGGTCCAGAGAACACTCCCTACTATGGCGGCCAATACTGGGGCACTCTCATGTTCCCGCCCAACTATCCGTTTGCCCCGCCAGCCATCCGCATGCACACACCTTCCGGCCGCTTTCAGCCCTCGACCCGCCTTTGTCTTTCCATTTCCGACTTCCACCCTCGCTCCTTCAACCCGGCATGGGAGGTTTCTACCATTCTGATTGGTTTGCTGTCATTCATGACGTCGGAGGAGATGACCACCGGCTCAGTTTCGGCAACCGAGGCCGAGCGCAAGTTCCATGCCGCTAGGTCACGTTGGTGGAATTCCACTGGCGGCGGCTCGCACGCACGGTCCACAGGCTCGGTGCAGAAAGGAAATGTCAAGGCAGGCGATGGCGGCGCAAAGTTCCGCAGCGAATGGCCCGAGGTTGATGCCGAGAACTGGGAGTGCATGCGCAAGGAGGACATCGATCCTGCGACCGGCCAGAAGAGAAACTCGGCCGATGGTACGGGTTCAGGTAACGGCTGTGCACCGCAACTTGGGATCGCTAGCGCCGGCAGCGGGAACCAGGCCCAGGCTGTCGTTGATGTGATGGCACAGCGGAGGGAACTGGGACAGGGCTGGCTCTGGCAAAACAAGTTTCTCGTGGCTTTGGGCGCCGTATTCGTTTACGTGCTGATAGCTCGCATTCTGGGATCGGTTGAGTAG
- a CDS encoding sorting assembly machinery 50 kDa subunit, whose product MASTKQLSGEDFSDSIDKLKGDAATLSQAAQAGLEEQQKKLRQVALIQQQMSRPATVNAINIHGANNLRRGFLDPIVKPLVDDENNAATTLGDVLGRLETVTTKLARFDLFKKEPEIWLSSAGESDPLAAVTDLNIDIKVTERGRLMLKTGTDLGDTEGSAYGNLLLRNVFGGAETLSLNASAGTRTRSAYSAVFATPINSNPDYRFSLEALTSATEKPWASHEEVTKSATARLALVSASGDTHSFAAGEAWRQVTGLAAKASPSVRTDAGDSVKTSLQHIFTRDRRDNPLMPQSGYLLRTTSELAGWGPLGGDVSFSKSEMELVGAVPVTLPGLNSKKTGISFGAGFKMGMLYPLPLGYSLSSRALPSRINDRFQLGGPTDVRGFKIGGLGPRDGADAVGGDVYAAAGVNMLLPVPKAGPDSPLRLQLFANGGRMVGLKDRSENKSTSGMEAGAVFRGMKSAFGDLITGLPSMSAGVGLVYAHPVARFELNFSLPLVMRMGEESRKGLQFGVGVNFL is encoded by the exons ATGGCGTCAACAAAACAGCTGAGCGGGGAGGAC TTCTCCGACAGCATCGACAAGCTCAAAGGCGATGCTGCAACTCTCAGCCAGGCAGCCCAAGCCGGGCTCGAGGAGCAGCAAAAGAAGCTCCGCCAAGTCGCGCTCATCCAGCAACAGATGAGCCGCCCTGCTACCGTCAATGCGATCAACATTCACGGCGCAAACAACCTCCGCCGCGGTTTCCTCGACCCCATCGTCAAGCCCCTGGTAGACGACGAGAACAATGCCGCCACGACACTTGGAGATGTGCTTGGACGATTGGAAACTGTCACCACGAAGCTGGCCCGATTCG ATCTGTTCAAAAAGGAGCCCGAAATATGGCTCTCATCGGCCGGCGAATCCGACCCCCTCGCCGCTGTGACAGACCTGAACATCGACATCAAAGTTACCGAGCGCGGCCGTCTGATGCTCAAGACGGGCACTGATCTGGGCGACACCGAAGGCTCGGCTTATGGTAACCTGCTTTTGCGCAACGTCTTTGGCGGTGCCGAGACTCTCTCCCTCAACGCATCAGCCGGTACTCGGACTCGCTCCGCATACTCGGCCGTTTTCGCTACCCCCATCAACAGCAACCCAGACTACCGCTTCTCGCTCGAGGCCTTGACCTCGGCCACCGAGAAGCCGTGGGCCAGCCATGAGGAGGTTACGAAATCCGCCACGGCACGCCTGGCCCTGGTGTCGGCAAGTGGTGACACGCACAGCTTCGCTGCCGGTGAGGCCTGGAGGCAGGTGACTGGACTGGCGGCTAAGGCCAGCCCGAGCGTGAGGACTGATGCCGGAGATAGTGTCAAGACGTCGCTGCAGCACATCTTTACTCGGGATCGACGGGACAACCCCCTTATGCCGCAGAGTGGATATCTGCTGCGGACCACTTCAGAGCTGGCAGGTTGGGGACCACTCGGCGGTGACGTGTCGTTCTCCAAGAGTGAAATGGAGCTCGTCGGCGCTGTTCCCGTCACGCTACCTGGCCTGAACAGCAAGAAGACTGGAATTTCATTCGGTGCAGGATTCAAGATGGGTATGCTCTACCCTCTGCCGCTGGGGTACTCTCTCTCGAGCAGGGCACTTCCCAGCAGGATCAACGACCGCTTCCAGCTTGGCGGGCCAACCGATGTTCGTGGTTTCAAGATCGGTGGTCTTGGGCCCAGGGATGGCGCGGATGCCGTCGGTGGAGATGTGTatgccgccgccggtgtCAACATGCTTCTGCCTGTCCCCAAGGCCGGGCCGGACTCACCGCTACGTCTCCAACTTTTTGCCAACGGTGGTCGCATGGTCGGCCTCAAGGACAGGAGTGAAAACAAGTCGACTTCGGGCATGGAGGCTGGTGCAGTCTTCCGAGGCATGAAGAGCGCGTTTGGCGACTTGATCACCGGCCTGCCCAGCATGTCGGCTGGTGTCGGACTGGTGTATGCGCACCCGGTCGCTAGGTTCGAGTTGAACTTTAGCCTGCCGCTGGTGATGAGGATGGGCGAGGAGAGCAGGAAAGGCCTGCAGTTTGGCGTTGGCGTCAACTTCCTCTAA
- a CDS encoding monooxygenase, whose translation MSCLRTSCLLMPDHFNDILLGFAPRLDGNNQQQKRKRTETKMPSTKPHRRLKEFPRLAPSGVRVIVVGAGFGGLAAAIECDRKGHQVTLFEKAADIAEVQRAGDIISFDPNGSVAFERWPGVVPELRKIMRDTDYLDLFDWEGRFVTRQSFKRENEWGLRINGHRGVIHSIIYNHAVERGIDIRLGSRVTDYFEDDEVGGIVVNGEERFTADVVISSEGVRSRGRKIVLGFEDNPQSSGYAVYRAWFPADRVANNATIRHLCVNGDTHLGYIGKDIHFLASSIASGTEVNWVFTHIDDGNIEESWQFPGKVSEALSYLEGWCPFVRELVAATPDGAGCLIDHKLVYRDPLPTFISPKARIALIGDAAHPFLPTSIQGASQSIEDGTTMAVCLEIGGRDNVTEAVRTYEKIRYERVHKAQATGVSTRERWHKANWDDIRKNPESLHLVREEWLLKFNAEEHAYEVYHEVAEKLRAEREKGVSVNGIDVAVVATAEGGVNLEDKKVV comes from the exons ATGTCATGTCTCCGAACGTCGTGTCTCCTCATGCCCGACCACTTTAACGACATTCTCCTTGGCTTCGCTCCTAGATTAGACGGAAATAATCAACAacagaaaaggaaaagaacaGAAACAAAAATGCCGTCAACAAAACCCCACCGCCGCCTCAAAGAGTTCCCCCGCCTGGCCCCGAGCGGCGTCCGCGTCATCGTCGTGGGCGCCGGCTTCGGCGGCCTGGCGGCGGCCATCGAGTGCGACCGCAAGGGCCACCAGGTGACGCTGTTTGAGAAGGCGGCCGACATCGCCGAGGTCCAGCGCGCCGGCGACATCATATCCTTTGACCCGAACGGGTCGGTCGCCTTTGAGCGCTGGCCGGGCGTCGTCCCGGAGCTGCGCAAGATCATGCGCGACACCGACTACCTGGACCTGTTTGACTGGGAGGGCAGGTTCGTCACCCGGCAGAGCTTCAAGCGGGAGAACGAGTGGGGGTTGAGGATCAATGGCCACCGGGGCGTCATCCACTCCATCATCTACAACCACGCCGTCGAGAGGGGGATCGATATCAGGCTGGGCTCGAGGGTGACGGATTAtttcgaggacgacgaggtcgGCGGCATTGTTGTGAATGGCGAGGAGAGGTTCACGGCCGATGTTGTCATCTCTTCCGAGGGGGTCAGGTCCAGGGGACGAAAAATCGTCCTGGGGTTTGAGGATAACCCTCAGTCGTCTGGATATGCCGTCTACCGTGCCTGGTTCCCCGCTGATCGGGTTGCCAACAACGCGACTATCAGGCACCTCTGCGTAAACGGCGACACG CACCTCGGCTACATCGGCAAGGACATCCACTTCCTCGCATCATCCATCGCATCCGGCACCGAGGTGAACTGGGTCTTTACACACATCGACGACGGCAACATCGAAGAGTCGTGGCAGTTCCCCGGCAAAGTATCCGAAGCGCTCTCCTACCTCGAGGGCTGGTGCCCCTTTGTGCGGGAGCTAGTCGCGGCGACGCCCGACGGCGCCGGCTGCCTGATCGACCACAAGCTCGTGTACCGGGACCCGCTGCCGACCTTCATCTCGCCCAAGGCCCGCATCGCCCTCATCGGCGACGCCGCGCACCCCTTCCTGCCCACCAGCATCCAGGGCGCCAGCCAGAGCATCGAGGACGGGACCACCATGGCCGTGTGCCTGGAGATCGGCGGCAGGGACAACGTCACCGAGGCGGTCAGGACGTACGAGAAGATCAGGTACGAGAGGGTgcacaaggcgcaggccacGGGGGTCAGCACGAGGGAGAGGTGGCACAAGGCCAACTGGGACGATATACGGAAGAACCCAGAGAGTTTACACTTGGTCAGGGAGGAGTGGTTGCTCAAATTCAATGCCGAGGAGCATGCGTATGAGGTATACCACGAGGTGGCGGAGAAGCTCAGGGCTGAGAGGGAGAAGGGGGTGAGTGTTAATGGGATTGatgttgcggttgtggcTACGGCCGAGGGAGGTGTGAACCTAGAGGACAAAAAAGTGGTATAA